DNA sequence from the Carassius gibelio isolate Cgi1373 ecotype wild population from Czech Republic chromosome A14, carGib1.2-hapl.c, whole genome shotgun sequence genome:
CACCTCCAAACTCAAAGACAATTGCTTGTGCTGTTAGAATTTGCTCAGTGATTTAATCAAAACCACATTTATAGTAATTTTCTGCTAAATTAAATCAGCGGTTTAATTGAAATTAGCTTTCATTGGGTTAGAATAAATGCAGTTAAAACTATTTTCATTTAACGCATCATGTACTAAATGTGGCTTTATTAATGTTTCACTTAAAATTTCCCTCCTGAAAGTTTAAGATATTGTAGAAAAATGTTGTCATGGGGAGCAAATAGGGACTGTGTATTCAGACCATGTGCTGCAAGTCTTAATATCCTTGCAGATGATGTGTGCACATTAGCCTCATGCTGCATTAGATCAGAAATCCTATTCATCACTCACTAGGCTAAAGAGATTCTCAAATATcccttgtaaatatatatataagtcgcataAATTTGAGCAATTTAAAAAgttgaaaagaaaacaaagcacACTGTTTGTAATCTGTTTGTATTTGTATGCAGTGAACATGCTTTAGGCAGTCATGCCTTGCTTCTAGTAAATAAAGACAATTCATGTGCAAAAGCCTGCATACCACAATTAGATGTGAATAGATAGTTTTGTGTTGTTTGCGAGGTACTTGATAATATTAGCTCTGTGGCAAACAGGACTAAACCAGGGCGATAAAAACACTTAACTGAGATGGTACAAGAATGTCATTTGCATCAGTGGAATTTCTTATATAAATCCTTTTATATCTAGAGTGTGATGGACatgtaatttccttttttttcaggtAGAAAATCTTTTCTCTGATTATATGATACAATGACAAAACAGTtaaacaacaggctgtggacatCAGTGGAAGGCACAGGATGTAGTCTTCAACAGTGAATTACCTGTAAAACATTTGCCTGCAGGAAATGGAATCTGACTTATACCTTTGGTGGTGAAAAAACTCAAAGAAATGGATATGTGGATTATCAGTGAGAAAACTGATTTCATTTTTACACTGTCTAATGCTGAAACCATTTCATTTCAACTCTATTTTTCAGttcttgtattatattttaaaaaatctgtctctaaCTCGTTGGGAAATCTCatgtttacaatttaaaatgtgaaatgcgAAAAGATTAATTTTGTTGGACAAACATTATAATTTGATTGATTTCGATGGCGATCTGAAAATTAATTCGTCTAACGCATTCGAGTAGGCTTTGAGTCCAATGTTATTCAATTGAtattatgtatctgtcttctgCAAGTGATTGAATAAAAGAGCTTAAGCGCGGTTTACAAGCTTGCTAAGGATGGACCGTgtcttgtaatatttatatatttaaaaccgGTTtatcattacatattttattatttatatagcctAGTTTGTTTCGATTGCAAAAATTTTGAGAATtcacttttgatttttattttaacgtttttttttccttttaataaaTCTGTTATAAAGACAAAGTTGTAATTTTACACTGACAAGTTGCTGGTTTATTTTCCTCAAAATAcctcaaataatttaaaataaaaaagttaggtGAAAAACAGCGTTGTCCTTTTAAAATAGCGGTATCATATGCTGCAAGATAAAAACTGGATATAATTCCAGCAGTTCGCAGTGACATCTGAAAGAAGGTCAAAATCAAGCCTCTTCTTTAATTGACCAGTGAATATTATTTTACCCGTGTCCCAACCATTGGGGACGCAACCATTCAGCAAAATACAATAGGAATAACAGACCGTGTTGAAAATGCATCTTCATTTGCATATTCGGTTCAAAAATCATGCAAATCCCAATGAGACGCTCTTTATTGTGCCTGCAATTGAAAAATCATTCTGTTATCCATGGTAACTGTGGCCTTATTCGTAGCCGTTGAATTGAAACAAAAAGTTATTAATTCATACGGTATGACGTTTAAATGGACTCCGGAGCCATGGTTAATGGTTCGGCGACGTATGGACTATTTGATCTCATAAATGGGAggtgcaaattattatttattattattactattattttagttTCGTTTTGGCTAGTGTTTAACGTATTACTGTGCTGTTCCTATTTTGCTAGACATAATATGTAGCTAGGCCTTATTCCAGTTTTTTCCAAAATGTAGCCGAGGCTATTCATTAAATCACTAATTAATCTGACTGTTTTTATATATCCTTCATAtaaattttatcttattttacttttttaagtaaattaGGCTACAAACAGTAAAAGTATTCCTGTATAAATGACAAACAATGTCTCATTAGAactcaaaatcatttaaaatatttagagtTTTCCCGCATAATTGTGGCTCTTGCTTTTGTGTCTCAAAGTGGGTGTGTCGCGTGCAGGATTATTGAACAAGCCTATAGTTTACCAAGTTCACTTATTTTAACTCTGTATATCGCGGACAACACCTGATTATACCCTTATTAAACTCGAAAAACTGTCTTTTTTTCTGGCACTGTGTGCGCTTTGCTATAATTTACTTCCACTTTAATTGTTTAGGTCGAACTAATTTACAAGTGAATCCACGGGCTCAAAAAACTTTAAAGACTTTAAATGGTGGTAAAGAATATTAGCCCTGTGGTGATCTATTGTTAGCCTATTGTCTCTTCAATAGTTCATCACGACATACGTTGTTAAAACATTCATCTAATAAAAATCTTGCATCCTAaattttacagcaaaaaaaacaaaaaagtgaccTATAAATCAGCaaaaaactgatttttattttattttattattttttttttttcatggtaatTAACAAACAATGGCCTCCTTAAGGTATTTATCTGCTGCACAGTGACAGTTTTAGTTTATTCGGGTCATTTGAACAGTCGCTTATTCCCTAGGCTACTAATGGACAATTCACTACTCGGCCATATAAGGCTGCACGTGAGTGATTTTCGGAAGCCCTGTGGCTCGGAGCTCAATGATGTTGAACACTGCAGGCTTTCCTGGTGGTCCTCGGCCTTAGCTCACGTTAATTAGGAAATTTGGAGAACAGAAGCCCTCATTACCGAGCTCCGGGTTACTGGGAGTTTTCCTTCTCCCGCTGTCTTCTACATTTCCATAAGCAGATTACAAGAGGATATGTTCCTGAAACCACTCGGATAAATCACCGGTTTCGTGGAATAAGTctctatttaaaatttttataataacGGATGGTGCACCGCTATTCATAGGCAATGCAAAGTGACTAATTGATGTTCCATAtgacaattgtattttttaatttattatttttttaataataaaattccaTGATGAATAATTTATGCCGCTTTGCATTTGGAAACCTTTGGCCTGAAGGACATCCTCGAGTGACAACACTGGCACTTGTTAAGAGTAGTTTGGAAAGTATCCTAAATAGCGGAGGCGTGTTGGTGTCCTAAATGTCCTAAAAATCAGTCACACACGGTGAAACTTCTCTAAATGGCAGAGTCGTTAGTGTGTGGTGTTAAACGTCCATCGTGAATATTCAGTGCTGTAATCGGTTTTAGTGGCGTTGAATGTGTTAAATGACGACGTTCTCGATGGACGACGTGCTAATACTGACCCACTGAAAGGTGTAAGTTCTCCCCAGGAGACAGAAAACTCTCAAAACCGAACACTTATCGAGTCATGAATCGCATAATAAGACGCGGGATGATTGCAATTGACAGTGATTggtgctgtaaaaaaaataattaattaacataGGCTATAGGTTACGCAACATTGGCGtggcatttgtaaaaaaaaaatcgtttttagaggagttgtagtttttgtcacctcaagaggttttttttttcatcagaaaaatataaaattgttcCACATGGGGGCGTTACTGTATTAATTTTCTATGCTATACTAAAGGATGTCGTGGAcacaacaaaaactatttttgttgaatgtttttttttttgttataatattaaagtgtaataataggTTATTGAGCTGTCAAATACAATTTAGAAAATATTAGGAGACAAAGAATTTAAGTAATTCTCTTGATGTTAAAATCGTAGGCTAGCCTACTTTTAGGctaattaaagttttaaaatctTATATTCCCACCGTGtaattttgtatacatttttcttatttaagaataatactactaataatttaAATCATATATTAATGGTTAAGTAAGCCAAGGCAAAAAAGTTCAGTTTGATGTACAGCCAACCAAAAGTAAAACCAAGCTTTTGCATTAGTGGATACATGATGTAGCctatttaaatattaagttgtTATTAAATAGTAttgtatttcaatatatatattgaacttttaattaattaatgtattatttgtttaattaatgatCATGGTTGTGTGCCATTGCCAGAGGCAAAGTTTATAGTTGAAATATTTATGTTTGAATCCAATAAATTGGATCTATCCTGATTCTTGCCTTTATTTTAGGCAATAAATTAAACATGCTTTTTTCCTTTAGTTGTATTCCATTGAGCAGTTTCAGCATTTTTCGGAGGAACATTTGAAACCCATAACTTTTTCAGTACCGCAAGGATAACATTCTCAGTGGATAACGACCGctttaaaacaatatttgcaaGGTGATTACTTCTGTCAAAAGTGCAAAGATGACCCTGATGTATTTTGTCCCACTTAAAGTGCATCCCGAGACACAGTGCACTGGCAGCGCTCTGCTTGGATGGCGGACTGTGAGGCGCTCTCTGATTGGTCGGCGCTGAGCTCATTGTTATGCTGTCAATCCAAATCACATGGCCGAGCCTGTAATAACAGCTGAGTTTAGCGCACAACTTTCCAGAGTTCCGTAGCAGAGCAGAGCAAGACACACGAGACTAGAGTGGAGGTAGTTGAAAGGATCTGAAGCTTTTCACTTGACCAGAGTTTTGGTTCTCTTGAACTTTTGACTGACTACATTCTACTTTATTTTGTGAGGCTATTTAAACTCCATCGTTTTCTTTCGAGTGCTTGGCACCACTTTCAAGTCGTTTGAATGTATAACATGATGGAAACCGAGATTAAAAGCCCCCTTCCGCAGTCCAACTCGGTGGCGGGTGGCAAAAACAACAGTTCCAACGACCAGGACCGGGTGAAGCGGCCTATGAATGCTTTCATGGTGTGGTCCCGCGGCCAGCGGAGGAAGATGGCTCAAGAGAATCCCAAAATGCACAACTCTGAGATCAGCAAGCGCCTCGGTGCTGACTGGAAAATTTTAACTGACGCCGAGAAGAGACCCTTCATTGATGAGGCCAAACGCTTACGAGCCATGCACATGAAGGAGCACCCGGATTACAAATACCGTCCCCGCAGGAAGACCAAGACCCTGCTGAAGAAAGACAAGTATTCCTTGCCCGGAGGACTCTTGGCACCCGGTGCCACCGCTGTCAACAGCGCCGTGTCAGTGGGCCAGCGGATGGACTACACGCACATGAACGGCTGGACGAACAGCGCGTACTCCCTCATGCAGGACCAGCTGGCCTACCCTCAGCATCCCAGCATGAACAGCCCCCAGCTCCAGCAGATGCACCGGTACGACATGGCGGGACTTCAGTACCCGATGATGTCCACGGCCCAGACCTACATGAACGCCGCGTCCACCTACAGCATGTCCCCAGCATACACGCAGCAGACTTCCAGTGCAATGGGTTTGGGCTCCATTGCTTCAGTGTGCAAGACAGAACCCAGTTCTCCTCCTCCGGCCATAACCTCTCACTCTCAGCGTGCTTGTTTGGGAGACCTGAGGGATATGATAAGTATGTACCTGCCCCCCGGAGGAGACAGCGCCGACCACGCCAGCCTACAGAGCAGCCGGTTACACAGCGTTCACCCGCACTATCAAAGCGCAGGGACTGGCGTGAACGGAACGCTACCCCTGACCCACATCTGAAAGACTCCTGAAAAAGACTAAGTACGTCGGATACTTGAACATTTTGATTTGCAAAAAATAATCGAAGTTCAATTTCTATTTTTAATCTCATTGAGTTGTCCGTTTTAGAGCATTTTATGACGACACATCGGGACTTCTGAATAAACTGTATTGCAGAGGAGCTTTTTGTCATAAGCTGTAAAGCAATCAACGTCTGTCGGAAAATACTGGACTTCTGACTTATTTGCCGTCAGAGTTTGACTCAATGAAAAAGGCACGTGGTTTCGTGAAGAGACTGTAGcctatttcaaaaacaaaaaagaaagaaaaatggaggGAGACTACGTTCACTCATAAATGTTTACACTTATTTTTAGAATGCCAGTTTTGTCCAGATCTGTGtaggttttgttgttgttcatttaTGAACTAGGTTTTATTGAAATGAAAAACTGTGCTGGTCGCAAGCgcaaagtttgttttatttatagtgaGGTTTTTTTAAAGCTTGTGAACGATTGTAGATCTTGTTGAAATGTTCCACTTTTGTTTTGTGAATGTTTCTTTCTGTGATGCTATGGCTGTATCAGGTTATAGCCCATTATGTGAGACGGAGAGTTTTATTTAAACTGACGTTTCTACTCAAGACCATCCTATccctaaaatgaataaatttgttttacaaaaaagctTCATGACTAggaatgttgtattttttttattataggcctatatatatatttagtttacatttagtTATCTGACTAGTATGTCTAGCAGAAAACAGCGAAAGATTTAGTCAAGTTTAATTTTAAGCCGAAAGTGGTAATTTGAGGCGATCGGTTAAATGAAGAGTAGGATAAATAAGCGAATTCAGACACGCTCGCTAACAAGCAGATGTCAACACCCGTGGATTGTTATTAAACTTTCTCatcaaatagaaaatatattgcCAATAAATGCAATCGGTCtgtaaatgaatataataaaattctGAAACTACTTCATTCATCTCGCTTAAATGCCGGATGCTTTTCTCCCGAGAGTATCAAGTGGTGTCTATTAGGTTATAACTTCAGTCCTGATAATACCAGccataaaaatgaaacttttctTAGTTTAGGCTATATAGGCTAGGCTACACTCTATTGATGTGACAGTTCGACAGTTCTCCTTTGCAAGTATATGCtacacataaagaaaaaaaaattgtaaatgcttcagtgtaacaaaatattttttgcttcACATGATCTGACATGCATATATTTCCAAAGGGTGTAATTTCCTCCTGCGTTTTCACTTGTTGAGTCGTCTAAGTAGCCTACATACAGTTCCTCAAAATTATTTTGTATGGTTAACTGTAAATATCTTTAATCCCTTGGATTGTTGATGATAATTTCTGGTAATTACTTTCATAATAAGTGATTAATGCATGGATTATTTCATTGCTATTTCACTTTGAACTACTAAATTGTGACCGGATTTTTTCGCGGTCAAATGGAGGTTAAATATTTGCTGtaaattttttattgatttgaatAATATTGTATTCTGGTCTGTGTGTCAAGGGACCATTTTTACCATATCTTTCTTGTTGTAATTAGTCTATCAAAGGAGGCATATACAAGGCCATTACAGACTGCCTCTAGTAATTTATGGTGTCAGTTCCACTACCGAGTTCTCGAGATATCATGTATAATACCTAGCCTATATGTATTGTGCAACATACacttttagaaattattattatagagattaTTTAATGACTCTTTAAAACATcattggttttaaaaaaaaaaaaaactcttctaaTAAAGATGTAATAAAGATGCAAAGATGCACTCTTCTAATAAAGATGTATTTTGTCAATACGTGTTATGGATGTTTTAGAAACATTTAGActgttaattttatatatattgtatgtatttatttttaggttaacattctaaatgttttcTTATATTATGGTTTTGTAAATAATATCATACTTTTAATAACAGTCAAAATACTCTAATTGGAACCTTTACTTTTTTAGAACCTCTTAGGATTTTCCGACATGCTGTAAGATTTTAAattgagcaatttttttttttttttagcacagatGCCTGATTTAACTTGTTCACTTGTTCATTCGTTCAACAATTATCCGTTCTTCAAAGCACCTCACATTTTCCGAGACCAAATCAACCCACTGATTTGAATTCTGAATCACTTGAAACAGCTTAACAGTGAAAGCTGTCAGGACGTATTGCATTATAAATACTATCTGgatttttaaagttattaaaaaaaaagttatttaacttaTTTGTACTCACTTTAATGTCAgccatttatatttttacataaattctCAAGTAAGATATATTTACAGGGAATACTTTAAGAACTCAAATTCTGCTGTCACTAGTAATTTTGGCATGCAGCAATATGAAACAATATTTTTGAATGGGATTGTACCATGACATGCAACAGAATTTCCCAATATTGGTGCACTTGACATTTTTTACAGCATGGAATGAGTTTCACGGCCTCCCAGGGCATTTATTCCACTGAGCCGTTGAGTGCATGTGCTGGCTGCTGTCTTTCCCACATTCACTGACAGGTTTGATCCATGCCTCATTGGTGTGCTTGGATTAGCCCTGTGCAACTCTATGGATGATAAACGGACCTCAATGAAAGTAGTAGTGTGTTTGAGACAACCTATCAGGTTATCATGCTTCCTaatgctaaaaacaaaaaaacaaacaacaacaacaaaaaaacacacttttttaatcagagcaactgtgGCAGATGCAGTGGTAAAATTGTTGCATGTGTCTGATATGAATGGCATgctgggatttatttatttttttttgacatccACAGtgacaatattaatatatttaatcaccaattaaaaggaagaaatgtatttaaagtgaTATGAGTGAAGCTGTACTGTTAGAAGAGTACATTAGGTCCCAGACACAGAGtgggcctctctctctctctctctctctctctctctctctctctccctctctcacacttGCTCGCTCAGTCATATGTAGCACTGTGCCCACTCAGCAAGTGCAGGCCTATTCCACTTCCATCTGCTTATGACCTCACTGGAGCTGTTTGTTTAACCCTTCTTCCAAACCAACATAATTGCACGCTACTGCATGAGTTAGCATTAGAGTCGTAAATATTTTTCACTTCTTTcttctatttaaattatttatactttCTACCATCCTTTGTTTCTTACCGTTCTGATTATTCCTGACATATTTGAATACATGTGCCAGACTAAGATTAAAAACATAGCACTAGTCCTGGATTAATTTCATTCACTGAACCTGCCAGGCAACTCTCATTGTGAACTTATTCCAaatctaaatgtgtttttttctcttcagTATTCCTGTCCGTGAACATACATAAATTGCAGTACATCAGTTGAAAAAAATGGGTGTGTTTGAAAAATAAACTGAACAGGCTCTGTGGTATTTCAATGGTGCCAGACTGGACTTGCTGTGGCATTAAAAACAGAATATCCTAGTATTGATTAGCAGGCTGGCTCAGGGCATTGCTGTTGGGGCTGTCCACTGGAGTGAGACTCATGTGGGCTGTGGGGACGGACTGGAAGTAAGGTGTGGGGGCGAGTTAATCTCCCTGAACTGGGGCAGATGTTGTTGACGAGCCCCTATTAAATCAGCTCCCGCCGTGGGAAAATGGCATCCAATCCTTACGGGGTCAGGACTTTGAGCTGACCCTCACAGTCTCTTCCGACTTCAGAGAGCTGTCCATTCTCCTGCACTTTATCTAAGAGACAGGCTCACCTCTCCTGCCTATGTCCATTGTCTCGTGCTACTATTGTATGTGTGCTGTTCTTGTACACGTAAACCTAACCTCTTCCTCTTCTTGCAGCACGTGTCACAATTTTGGTTCCTCTCTGTGTTTTATGTTCATGTATTAAATGTGTTGATGCCTTGTTCACTTTAGTTTCACTTTTCTCTTTAGTTTACACCAGTCTCAATATCATTTGACTCTATTAATTGCACTCAGCACTCTTAAAAAtagattacaaattatattactTTCCCGCAGTGATGcaattttgggttccccaaaggaCCTTTCATGGAACAGATCTTAAAAGAGCATTTTTTTCAACTTCTAAGTAATCCGAAGGACGTTTTTTCACTGTCATTAACCTTTTATACAATGCAAAGTTTCCAAAGATGTTTaagattcttcatggaaccatcaatgtcaATAAAGAACCCTAATTGTTTGGTAAAGAAACTCCAAAACAGTCAGGCAGTTTGAATGTgaatgtcattttttaaatatgtgtataTCAGATCAGGTCATACATTTTAGATATGAGCAGTGTcagaattatttaacatttaaagattatattacaattacaaatgTCTAGGTGAATGTGCCAACTTGCTTCTCTTCTCCAATGGTTCTGATGTTTATTGGTAATTATAGCCATGGTTGAATCTCCGTGGCATTACACAACCACCAAGAATGTAGAGTGGGAGGTTTAAAGGGTGGTTGCTGCTCCAATTCAGGCTTGGCCCTGCAGTCCACGTGCAAGTGATTGCATTGAAGTCAGCATAGAGTAAATAATTCTAATTAATAGAGTCCTAATATAAATGGTCTGACTCTGATGAAAAGACTGTGGCTTTATAGAGGAAAGAGCAGTTTAAACTTTAAGTAGGTGATATTGTGTTGTAATTTGATCTGTCAAAAACTTTTAAGTAATGTTTCACAATGCCAATCTCTAGGCCCTTTACAttcatatgtatgtatttaaaatatttaatgtatatgtatgtaaaatatgtaatattttatagagGTTAAGGTTGTTTGAGCCAATATCCAGACATTCAGCACATTTCCGACTGCTAATCACCAGTTACAATAAAACTTCAACCTTTCTCTGTTTCCATCAGTCAAGGCCACCCTTCGTTGATGTTAAATGCTGGACATTTGTAGGATTTGGGGTAGAGTTTATTCATTGAATGATTCCCCGGAGCTTCTGTTGTCAATCACTCTGAAAAGTGGTGGCCTGAAGGGGAATTAGTCATTATGATATTTCAGTGAAACCCCTCGCAGAGCCGTGGAGCCTTAACTGAGAGTGTGGAAATTTCCCTGAATGTGGAACTACCCTGCCCTTAACGTCTGCACTGCTCTCTTGGGTGGAGCAGGTACAGTGAGTTTCTCTGACGCAGGACGGAAACAGGTTTCAGGGTGCCTGTCTCTAACCCAGCCTCTCCAAGATAGAATTGGGTGGAGTATGAGTGACACTAGTGCAGATTGCACCGTTTTAGGGACATATCGACCAAGAGGAAAATGTCAGAGGTTGTCTTTCAAGGATTATTTTATTCAACCTGATCTCATCGGAAAACAATTTTATGAGCTGGCAATTTCATATGAATTTTTACAGTGTGATTCGCTTTGAAATGTGCTATTTTTAgaaattttagaattttttgtaagattttttttgtcatagaAGAAGAAAGTTGTTGTTGTACAGTAAGCATATAGAATATAGTAAACTAACATGGAAAGCAGAGTTCAGATCATTTTGGTCATAAAGGAATTTGCTGAGATATATCTGTCTCTTGCAGTTTTAGCTGACTACCGATGACTTCAAGATTTCTTCTGAAATTCTAAAGGGGACATATGAGACTATTAGGGTATTTCCCTCAGGAAAAAAACCCCACCTGAGAAGCAGAACACTTCAAGAATTAATTTGCcctctatttaaaaataacactaaCTTCTCATTTGGGAATTTTCTTTATGGAAACTTTTGAACCAGATCTTTATAGAGTTCACATATTTTGTTGAATAGTTGTTGATAAGTGATGCACAACCTATATGTGAAATGTGAAAGCAGTTGGGAAAGTATAGACAGTACGTGCAGTAAAGAGTTTAAGGGGTTGGGGGCAGGGATGTGAAACTGGGGAGATTAGGTCTCTCATCTAGGCCACAGATATTGATTAGTGTAGGTTAGGTCATTGAGAAGAAACTGAGATTGACAGATGAACAATAGTCTTATGCCTGCGTGATGACTCCTTGTCATGTCTGGAATGTCAGAGGTTTTGAGGATGCTTGGAAAGTACGTACATTAGTCCAACTCACCAGACATTCTCACCAATCCCTCTCTTTTATAATCCTCTGTGTTATTGGTGAATGTCTTCACTCGGGAGAAAATCTTATAACTCTCCATGTGCGTAGAAATAAGACCCTACGCAGAAGTGCCTCACTTGTTTATTGATTAGTTGCCATTGTCAGTCAGTCAGTTCTCTGAAAGATGTGTATTTGTGTGCCAAAGTCTCATATTAGGGCACATCAGGAGGGGTCTAAAAACGTAATTCTTGTTTCCCTATATATGCTTCTTTTTCAGTATCTGTGCCCCACTCCAATtcctttcacttcactttcagtgGGTGAGATATTTCAGTCAATAAAAGAATGATAATGAGCCTCAATGTTTTGGCATTTCTTTTCATTGAAGGGTTAAAAGGGTCATTTCCCAAACCTCAttcttgaactttttttttagggtttagttttttttatatcttcttttgtgttcttcaGACGAAAGAAAGTCAAAAGGTTTGGAATCAtgacataatatttattttggaatgaactttccctttaatttaCTCTAGACGTGGAGCACAATAGCATAAGAGCATAAGCATATTGCATTTAGGCCATTATACAATAGAATTTAACAAAAGACAGATGCTCGGTTGTatttgttttgatatttcatgTCATAGTCAGTCACCCAGCATTGTGTCCTGCTCTTAAGTATTGTCCTCTTTGGTTCTCCCATAGAGTCTCAATCACAATCGTATAATATGatattttgaaatgctttaaaGGCACTTGCATACATCAACAGCCTTATTATTTTGTCCACTCCAGCTTGTCACTCAAGAGTCTATTAGCATGTGAGTGAGCTTGTAGAAAGATCAGTAGTTGGTGTGACTAGCTACTTACAAGGGTGAGAAGGAACACCAATTAATGAGCAGTAGCCGAAGATAacgtaaaataaacaaaacccaGCATAAAAAGCCCAGAATCCCATTTTTCCCCTCATTTTGGCCGCCTTTCATGTGAGTGTTGTGTACGCCGATGTTGACTGCGCCTACATGCCTCACTTGTCAAagttttttaaacctttttcaaCGCTCATTAAAATGCCCTGTTTCGTGGGAAACCAATCTTGGCTTTTAACTGTGGGTTAAGGTGATATCCTTTTCACCAGTGCCTTGAAAATGCTCTCTGTAGGTCAAATGAGACGTAAAGCTCTGAAACGCGCATTTTGTCTCACGAGTCGAACCCGAAAAAGTTCATTCGCATCCCTCTCTCCAAACCCCCGGCAAATATCACACCTCAGATGCATAAACATGCTTGAGCTCCACACATCAAGCCTCGCAGGGGGCCTGGCCGGCTATAGAGCCGCACTGTGACACCAATCAGGAATGATGGCAGCCCCTTTTGTCATGCTAACAGGAATTGCCTCTTCTCTTATTCAAAtgctctccttctccttctccctcCCTTCATCCCTCTCTCCTTTTCTCCTTCCTCATGGGCCATGTAAATCCATACTTAGGGAGTTTGAAAAAGAGGGAGAGCGAACGAGAGAGGGAGTGAGAACTCCCTGTCCCC
Encoded proteins:
- the LOC128027233 gene encoding transcription factor Sox-3-like, whose translation is MYNMMETEIKSPLPQSNSVAGGKNNSSNDQDRVKRPMNAFMVWSRGQRRKMAQENPKMHNSEISKRLGADWKILTDAEKRPFIDEAKRLRAMHMKEHPDYKYRPRRKTKTLLKKDKYSLPGGLLAPGATAVNSAVSVGQRMDYTHMNGWTNSAYSLMQDQLAYPQHPSMNSPQLQQMHRYDMAGLQYPMMSTAQTYMNAASTYSMSPAYTQQTSSAMGLGSIASVCKTEPSSPPPAITSHSQRACLGDLRDMISMYLPPGGDSADHASLQSSRLHSVHPHYQSAGTGVNGTLPLTHI